A genomic window from Bacillota bacterium includes:
- a CDS encoding ABC transporter permease: protein MTAIVLRTLEVSGSALAVAAAVGIPLGAVLGFRDFRSKRLVLTALYTAMGLPPVLVGLVVFLLLSRQGPLGSWGLLFTPPAMVIAQAILVTPLVAGITMAAVTGVDRSIREAALIDGASPRHVLYLLLRESQFGVIVGVVAGFGRAISEVGAVLMVGGDIEGYTRVMTTAIVLETRKGNFELALAIGAVLLGLSFAVNLVLHLLQPGMYSGTS from the coding sequence GTGACTGCAATTGTGCTGCGAACGCTGGAGGTTTCCGGTTCGGCCCTGGCCGTGGCCGCGGCCGTCGGGATCCCGCTGGGGGCGGTGCTCGGGTTTCGCGACTTCCGGAGCAAGCGCCTGGTGCTGACGGCCCTCTACACCGCCATGGGGCTGCCGCCGGTGCTGGTCGGGCTGGTGGTGTTCCTGCTGCTCTCCCGCCAGGGGCCGCTCGGGTCGTGGGGGCTTCTGTTCACGCCCCCGGCCATGGTGATCGCCCAGGCCATCCTCGTCACGCCGCTGGTCGCGGGCATCACGATGGCAGCCGTCACCGGAGTGGACCGGTCGATCCGGGAGGCCGCTTTGATCGACGGGGCCTCCCCTCGCCACGTCCTGTACCTGCTCCTGCGGGAGTCGCAGTTTGGCGTGATCGTAGGGGTGGTGGCCGGGTTCGGGCGCGCCATCTCCGAAGTGGGCGCCGTGCTCATGGTGGGAGGCGACATCGAGGGGTACACCCGCGTCATGACGACGGCCATCGTGCTGGAGACCCGGAAGGGTAACTTCGAATTAGCCCTTGCCATTGGAGCCGTTTTGCTCGGGCTTTCCTTCGCGGTGAACCTGGTGCTGCACCTCTTACAGCCCGGCATGTACAGTGGCACCAGCTAA